One genomic region from Thermoleptolyngbya sichuanensis A183 encodes:
- a CDS encoding heavy metal translocating P-type ATPase, producing MQLIPKPQALAVPSSECQTLTLDVGGMKCAGCVKAVETELLQQPGVVAATVNLVTEMALVEAEPGVEGAALAIALTEAGFPSQLRGDSAANGATETPAERQQHKTRERMGQLAIACTLLALSFLGHLSAFGLTLQGLSNIWFHAGLATLALLFPGRSMVIDGWRGLRRGAPNMNTLVSLGTLTAYSVSLVALLVPALGWECFFDEPVMLVGFILLGRTLEQQARSKATASLQSLAAMQPSTSRRIPAATATLTGEESVTLATEQVRVGDWLLVLPGEKIPVDGEVTVGQTTVDESMLTGESSPVLKQTGDRVAAGTVNQTGAIALRTTRTGKDTTLAQIIALVEAAQTRKAPIQRLADSVAGYFTYGVLTLALLTFLFWYFVGLPLWHDPIAALGIHEIGLGTAHTAHLAHTGMTGDSAMMHAAMPSPLLLSLKLAIAVLVIACPCALGLATPTAILVGSSLGAERGLLIRGGDVLEKAQALDTLVFDKTGTLTQGRPVVTDCVPLAAGWTAARLLQLAATVEAGTTHPLAAAIRQAAHQQALSLLPAAEFQTQPGLGVSARVEGARVYLGTANWLRQNDVSLEEAVCEQAQAILLRNTSANATTGKTVVYVGVEQQCVGFMAMQDPLRPDALRAVQQLRDAGLRLRLLTGDQPAAARAIAQMLGFAPEDVQAGLLPQEKVAVIAQLQAQGRRVGMVGDGINDAPALAQADVSISLHSGTDAAIEASEIVLMGDRLTDISAALRLSRATFNKIRQNLFWAFAYNLLGIPVAAGVLLPTLGLILSPSAAGGLMALSSISVITNSLLLRFLKKDL from the coding sequence ATGCAACTGATTCCCAAACCGCAAGCCCTCGCTGTGCCATCTTCTGAGTGCCAAACCCTGACGCTGGATGTAGGCGGCATGAAGTGTGCGGGCTGTGTGAAGGCCGTGGAGACGGAACTGTTGCAGCAGCCGGGTGTGGTGGCGGCGACGGTGAACTTGGTGACGGAGATGGCGCTGGTGGAGGCAGAACCGGGCGTGGAGGGAGCAGCGCTGGCGATCGCCCTTACGGAGGCTGGGTTCCCTTCCCAACTGCGCGGTGATTCGGCGGCGAATGGGGCGACAGAAACGCCCGCCGAACGCCAGCAGCACAAGACGCGAGAACGGATGGGGCAACTGGCGATCGCCTGTACGCTGCTGGCTCTCTCGTTTTTGGGCCACCTCAGCGCCTTTGGACTGACGCTGCAAGGGTTGAGCAACATTTGGTTTCATGCAGGGCTGGCAACGCTGGCGCTGCTGTTTCCCGGCCGCAGCATGGTGATCGACGGCTGGCGTGGGCTGCGGCGCGGCGCACCCAACATGAATACGCTGGTCAGCCTGGGCACGCTGACGGCCTACAGCGTTAGCCTGGTGGCGCTGCTGGTTCCGGCGCTGGGCTGGGAGTGCTTTTTTGATGAACCCGTGATGCTAGTGGGCTTTATCTTGCTAGGGCGCACGCTAGAACAGCAGGCCCGCAGCAAGGCGACCGCATCCCTGCAATCCCTGGCGGCGATGCAGCCTAGCACGTCTCGCCGGATTCCTGCTGCGACGGCCACGCTGACGGGCGAGGAGTCGGTGACGCTGGCAACGGAGCAGGTGCGGGTGGGAGACTGGCTGCTGGTGCTGCCGGGGGAAAAAATTCCGGTGGATGGTGAGGTGACGGTCGGCCAGACGACGGTCGATGAGTCGATGCTGACGGGCGAATCGAGTCCCGTGCTGAAGCAGACGGGCGATCGGGTGGCAGCGGGCACGGTGAACCAGACCGGGGCGATCGCCCTCCGCACCACGCGCACCGGAAAAGACACGACCCTGGCGCAAATCATCGCCTTGGTAGAAGCGGCCCAAACCCGCAAAGCGCCGATTCAGCGGCTGGCGGATAGTGTGGCAGGCTACTTTACCTATGGCGTGCTGACGCTGGCGCTGCTGACGTTTCTGTTCTGGTATTTTGTGGGGCTACCCCTCTGGCACGACCCCATTGCCGCGCTGGGTATTCATGAAATTGGGCTGGGCACGGCCCACACCGCCCACCTCGCCCACACGGGGATGACTGGCGACTCGGCCATGATGCACGCCGCCATGCCGTCGCCGCTGTTGCTGAGCCTGAAGCTGGCGATCGCCGTTTTGGTAATTGCCTGTCCCTGTGCATTGGGCCTGGCCACGCCGACCGCCATTCTGGTTGGCTCTAGCCTGGGGGCAGAGCGGGGCCTGCTGATTCGCGGTGGCGATGTGCTGGAAAAGGCGCAGGCTTTGGACACCCTCGTTTTCGACAAGACGGGCACGCTGACCCAGGGCCGCCCGGTGGTGACGGACTGCGTACCGTTGGCGGCGGGCTGGACGGCAGCGCGGCTGCTGCAACTGGCGGCAACGGTTGAAGCCGGAACCACTCACCCGCTTGCTGCGGCGATTCGCCAAGCCGCGCATCAGCAGGCGTTGTCCCTGTTGCCCGCTGCCGAATTCCAGACGCAGCCCGGACTGGGCGTATCTGCACGGGTGGAGGGCGCACGAGTCTACCTGGGCACAGCAAACTGGCTGCGGCAGAATGACGTTTCGCTAGAAGAGGCGGTTTGCGAGCAGGCGCAGGCGATACTGCTCCGCAACACTAGCGCAAACGCCACGACGGGCAAAACCGTTGTCTACGTTGGCGTAGAGCAACAGTGCGTGGGCTTCATGGCGATGCAAGATCCGCTGCGGCCCGATGCCCTTCGTGCAGTGCAGCAACTTCGAGACGCTGGGCTGAGGCTGCGCCTCTTGACGGGTGACCAGCCTGCAGCCGCTAGAGCGATCGCCCAGATGTTGGGCTTTGCGCCCGAAGACGTGCAGGCGGGCCTGTTGCCCCAAGAAAAAGTAGCGGTGATCGCCCAGCTTCAGGCCCAGGGACGGCGGGTGGGCATGGTGGGTGACGGCATCAACGACGCGCCCGCGCTGGCCCAGGCAGATGTCAGCATTTCCCTGCACTCTGGCACGGATGCCGCAATCGAGGCCTCGGAGATTGTGCTGATGGGCGATCGCCTGACGGACATCAGCGCCGCCTTGCGCCTTAGCCGCGCCACCTTCAACAAGATTCGCCAAAACCTGTTCTGGGCCTTTGCCTATAACCTGTTGGGTATTCCCGTGGCGGCGGGCGTGCTGCTGCCCACGCTGGGTCTGATTCTCAGTCCGTCGGCGGCGGGCGGGCTGATGGCGCTCAGTTCCATCAGCGTGATTACAAACTCGCTGCTGCTGCGGTTCTTGAAAAAAGATCTATGA
- a CDS encoding L,D-transpeptidase, whose translation MVRARRESLGTVGTEGQWAIARSFMMLCFAAAGLLVLTYQPSRSRSPRAAHRSSAPQPSATVSPLPPVSPSGDLPSRPGGWQPGAIAPIVPVAPQAAMPPASQTGSTPSPQPAPAAVPSPTPPSPSSRPAPSPLSAASQSPALVRVGSASRSGSLAQEQAVSASSRNSNRSAPERAISAEIASRIAALATGILPPTPSQAAPRVQSRPAADSPPLQASGFIPVQSAHKVLTTLPLHTPRLVVDLSDRQVYFYHGDQIKASYPVAIGQDGWETPQGTFRVIDRQTYPLWEHPITKELIGNDLRNPLGTRWISFWTDGVHSIGFHGTNRDDSVGQAVSHGCLRMRNADIEALYDSVALGTPVLVRE comes from the coding sequence GTGGTGAGGGCGAGACGCGAATCGCTGGGAACAGTGGGCACAGAGGGACAGTGGGCGATCGCCCGCAGTTTCATGATGCTGTGCTTTGCGGCGGCGGGGCTGCTGGTGTTGACCTATCAGCCGTCGCGCAGCCGCTCTCCCCGCGCTGCCCATCGCTCATCTGCCCCGCAGCCGTCTGCAACGGTTTCTCCCTTGCCGCCCGTCTCTCCTTCGGGCGACCTGCCGAGTCGTCCCGGTGGGTGGCAGCCAGGGGCGATCGCGCCGATTGTGCCCGTTGCTCCCCAGGCAGCAATGCCACCTGCTTCCCAGACAGGCTCAACCCCTTCACCCCAGCCTGCTCCCGCAGCAGTTCCTTCGCCAACGCCGCCGTCTCCCTCGTCTCGCCCTGCACCCTCTCCTTTGTCTGCGGCATCCCAATCGCCAGCTTTGGTGCGGGTGGGTTCTGCGTCTCGTTCCGGATCTCTAGCCCAGGAGCAGGCGGTTTCAGCGTCATCCAGGAATTCGAACCGATCTGCTCCTGAACGAGCGATTTCCGCAGAGATTGCTTCGCGAATCGCCGCCCTCGCCACGGGCATCCTGCCGCCCACTCCTTCGCAGGCTGCTCCTCGTGTCCAGTCCCGTCCAGCGGCGGATTCTCCCCCTCTGCAAGCCTCTGGATTTATCCCGGTGCAGTCTGCTCACAAGGTGCTGACGACGCTCCCGCTGCACACGCCCCGGCTCGTGGTGGATCTGAGCGATCGCCAGGTGTACTTTTACCACGGCGATCAGATCAAGGCCAGCTACCCCGTTGCTATTGGACAAGACGGCTGGGAAACGCCGCAGGGCACATTTCGCGTCATCGATCGCCAGACCTATCCCCTGTGGGAGCATCCCATCACCAAGGAGCTCATTGGCAACGACCTGCGCAACCCACTGGGGACGCGGTGGATTAGCTTCTGGACAGACGGAGTTCACTCGATCGGTTTTCACGGCACCAACCGCGATGACTCGGTGGGGCAGGCAGTGTCTCACGGCTGTCTGCGGATGCGAAATGCCGATATCGAAGCGCTCTACGATTCAGTCGCCTTGGGAACACCAGTTCTGGTTCGGGAATAA
- a CDS encoding ribonuclease III domain-containing protein gives MKLEDIAAIEQQLYYTFETKEFLIRALTRKAFAQEQIQQGVACQDQELDRILGDAILKAILVEMLIQQGCKSREAVTTEKSRLESRENLGKVLEAMKIQQFIRLGKGEKKQGIGNQSSVLGETFEALVAAIYLDSNSYEKTKELVIDLFSRTAAAASL, from the coding sequence ATGAAACTCGAAGATATTGCGGCGATTGAGCAACAGTTATACTACACCTTTGAAACAAAGGAATTCCTGATTCGAGCGCTAACTCGCAAAGCCTTTGCTCAAGAGCAAATCCAGCAGGGTGTAGCCTGCCAAGATCAGGAGCTTGATCGAATCCTCGGTGACGCAATTCTCAAGGCGATCTTGGTTGAGATGCTGATTCAGCAGGGCTGCAAGAGCCGCGAAGCCGTCACAACTGAAAAGAGCAGGCTGGAAAGCCGGGAGAATTTAGGAAAGGTTCTCGAAGCGATGAAGATTCAGCAATTTATTCGTCTCGGAAAAGGCGAAAAAAAGCAGGGGATTGGGAATCAGTCTTCGGTCTTAGGCGAAACCTTCGAGGCACTAGTTGCGGCAATTTATCTAGACAGCAACAGTTACGAAAAAACAAAAGAACTAGTCATAGATCTTTTTTCAAGAACCGCAGCAGCAGCGAGTTTGTAA